The following proteins are encoded in a genomic region of Bacillus sp. FJAT-22090:
- a CDS encoding DUF2187 family protein, with translation MSFQRQPKEVSDFVAARKIDEKISFTRNNYEVQGTIFKILEQSVIVEISTEDAKKINVPSNLTVVSHKNYTVL, from the coding sequence ATGAGTTTCCAACGACAACCAAAAGAAGTTTCAGACTTCGTAGCAGCACGGAAAATTGATGAGAAGATCTCTTTTACACGTAATAATTACGAAGTACAAGGTACTATTTTTAAAATTTTAGAGCAATCGGTTATTGTAGAAATATCTACTGAGGATGCGAAGAAAATTAATGTTCCTTCTAATTTAACAGTAGTATCCCATAAAAATTACACTGTGCTATAA
- a CDS encoding AI-2E family transporter produces MTNKRWFQVGVAILLTLLIIFMFMKVKTIFSPLIIVGQTIFIPLLIGGVLFYLSRPLQKWLESIKFPRWASIISVFIVIGLIGWGFYALIGPPLTKQVNDLVKNTPAFINEVEDLTKFAFSQKDKLPDLPESVQKTIEDTTGKIDTIAVSIGSLLIRFIQNLFQGIFLLVLVPFFLVYMLKDHERFAPFIAQFFKGEKKTWIRKTLADIDDTLRSYIQGQLFVSFLVGLMLFIGYFAIGLKYALLLALFGMMMNVIPFLGPYIAVVPALIIALIQEPKLAIYVAIIMLISQQIESNFITPNVMGKSLDIHPLTVITIILAAGNIAGLWGIILGVPTYAVVKSILKNLYAHREGIKDAATESI; encoded by the coding sequence TTGACGAACAAGCGTTGGTTTCAAGTGGGAGTAGCCATTCTCCTTACATTATTAATAATTTTTATGTTCATGAAAGTGAAAACAATTTTTTCACCATTAATAATTGTCGGGCAAACAATATTTATCCCATTATTAATTGGTGGTGTCTTATTTTATTTATCAAGACCCCTTCAGAAATGGTTGGAGTCAATAAAGTTCCCAAGATGGGCAAGTATCATATCGGTGTTTATCGTAATTGGGTTAATCGGTTGGGGATTTTATGCATTAATAGGACCACCACTTACAAAACAAGTGAATGACCTAGTGAAAAATACACCGGCATTTATTAATGAGGTAGAGGACTTAACAAAATTCGCATTTTCTCAAAAAGACAAGCTGCCAGATCTTCCGGAGTCCGTTCAAAAAACGATAGAAGATACGACGGGCAAAATAGACACGATTGCAGTTTCTATTGGTTCTTTGTTAATCCGATTCATTCAAAACTTGTTCCAAGGAATATTCTTACTAGTTCTTGTTCCTTTTTTCCTTGTATATATGTTGAAGGACCATGAAAGGTTTGCACCTTTTATTGCGCAGTTTTTTAAAGGGGAAAAGAAAACTTGGATTCGAAAAACATTAGCCGATATTGATGATACATTACGTTCTTACATTCAAGGGCAATTATTTGTAAGCTTTTTAGTCGGACTTATGTTATTCATCGGTTATTTTGCTATAGGCCTAAAATATGCCTTGCTACTTGCATTATTCGGCATGATGATGAATGTAATCCCGTTTTTAGGCCCTTATATTGCGGTAGTGCCTGCTCTAATTATTGCATTGATTCAAGAGCCAAAGCTTGCAATTTACGTAGCTATTATTATGCTCATATCTCAACAAATCGAAAGTAATTTTATTACACCAAATGTAATGGGTAAATCATTGGATATTCATCCGTTAACTGTAATAACAATTATTTTAGCAGCCGGTAATATTGCAGGCTTATGGGGGATTATTTTAGGTGTCCCTACTTATGCAGTAGTTAAATCAATACTAAAAAATCTGTATGCTCATCGGGAAGGAATAAAGGATGCTGCCACAGAATCAATATAG
- a CDS encoding PH domain-containing protein produces MTFQSKRDRSFINLIIIAVIIIAIATLWPVVFELYFTESPDLVAIWIMVILFVVMTGFILWISFDIEYTFKEDYLLVRGGLFRSKIPYEDITKANPTSQILVGYRILSSKDALEIHYKKAFMGSVIISPENQKEFLKVLKEKVPQIHIVK; encoded by the coding sequence ATGACATTTCAATCAAAAAGAGATCGGTCATTTATTAATCTAATTATTATAGCTGTGATCATCATAGCTATAGCGACACTTTGGCCAGTTGTATTTGAGTTGTATTTTACTGAGTCTCCTGACTTAGTAGCCATTTGGATAATGGTTATCTTATTTGTAGTGATGACAGGATTTATCCTATGGATTTCTTTTGATATTGAATACACTTTTAAAGAAGATTACTTATTAGTCCGTGGAGGTCTTTTTAGAAGTAAAATTCCATATGAAGACATAACAAAAGCGAATCCGACATCTCAAATTCTTGTTGGATACCGAATTCTTTCCTCTAAGGATGCCTTAGAGATTCATTATAAAAAGGCATTCATGGGAAGTGTTATTATCTCTCCTGAGAATCAGAAAGAATTTTTAAAGGTTTTAAAAGAAAAAGTACCGCAAATTCATATTGTAAAGTGA
- a CDS encoding class I SAM-dependent rRNA methyltransferase, with amino-acid sequence MQKEINMKINDTLAQDLQKGVPILYKDGFNDTDNLEEGSILKLQNPSGKFLGKGYVGKQNKGIGWLLTKNENEKIDTAFFQKKIAVAIKHRDDFYNSSETTAFRVFNGEGDGIGGLIIDYFDGFYVISWYSEGIYSFKEMILEALEASVSYKGIYEKKRFDTKGQYLEDDDFVKGERGEFPLIVKENGLNFAIYLNDGAMVGVFLDQRDVRKKIREVYSKGKTVLNTFSYTGAFSVFAAAGGATKTTSVDLAKRSLGKTTEQFEVNGIDVEKQDIIVMDVFDYFKYAKRKELSFDVVILDPPSFARSKKYTFSSSKDYTNLLKDAIAITEKSGVIVASTNNATFGMKKFKSFVEKAFKESNRKYIIEEEYSLPSDFKTSLLFKEGNYLKVLFIRAK; translated from the coding sequence ATGCAAAAAGAAATAAATATGAAAATAAATGATACACTTGCTCAGGATTTGCAAAAGGGTGTTCCGATTTTATATAAAGATGGATTCAATGATACTGACAATTTAGAAGAAGGTTCTATACTGAAATTACAGAATCCCTCTGGTAAATTTCTAGGTAAAGGCTATGTAGGAAAACAAAATAAGGGGATTGGCTGGCTACTTACCAAAAATGAAAACGAGAAAATCGATACCGCATTTTTTCAAAAGAAAATAGCAGTAGCCATCAAACATCGAGATGATTTTTACAATAGCTCTGAAACTACTGCATTCCGTGTTTTTAACGGGGAAGGAGACGGAATTGGCGGTTTAATCATTGATTACTTTGATGGTTTTTATGTTATCAGTTGGTATAGCGAAGGAATTTACTCCTTTAAAGAAATGATTTTAGAAGCTTTAGAGGCGTCAGTTTCATATAAAGGCATTTATGAAAAGAAACGATTTGATACAAAGGGTCAATATTTAGAAGACGATGATTTTGTGAAGGGTGAACGCGGAGAATTCCCTTTAATAGTGAAAGAAAACGGGCTGAATTTTGCCATTTACCTTAATGACGGAGCAATGGTTGGTGTGTTCCTCGATCAGCGAGATGTTCGTAAAAAGATTCGAGAGGTTTATTCCAAAGGAAAAACCGTGCTTAATACATTTTCCTATACAGGCGCTTTTTCCGTTTTCGCCGCAGCAGGTGGTGCAACGAAAACAACGAGTGTCGATCTGGCAAAACGAAGCCTCGGCAAAACAACCGAGCAATTTGAAGTAAACGGTATCGATGTAGAAAAACAAGATATTATTGTAATGGATGTATTTGATTATTTTAAATATGCAAAACGCAAGGAATTATCCTTTGATGTTGTTATTTTAGATCCTCCAAGCTTTGCTCGATCAAAAAAATACACTTTCAGCTCTTCTAAAGATTATACAAACTTATTAAAAGATGCGATTGCAATTACTGAAAAAAGTGGTGTAATCGTTGCTTCTACTAACAACGCGACTTTTGGAATGAAGAAATTCAAAAGCTTTGTAGAAAAGGCCTTTAAAGAAAGCAATCGAAAATACATCATTGAAGAAGAATATTCCCTTCCTAGTGACTTTAAGACTTCTCTTTTATTTAAAGAGGGTAATTATTTGAAGGTTTTATTTATAAGAGCTAAATAA
- a CDS encoding NUDIX hydrolase has protein sequence MEYYKQLRQYVGHDPLILPGAVVLIFNDKKELLLQERERGVFGLPGGLMELGESLEDTARREVFEETGLRLGRLTLCNVYSGPDYYSENPNGDKFYSVTAVYKTSEYTGNITPDQNETISLQFYSPKQLPDGILTSYRKFIEDEFL, from the coding sequence ATGGAATATTACAAACAACTACGACAATATGTTGGACATGACCCACTGATACTTCCCGGAGCTGTTGTACTTATTTTTAATGATAAAAAGGAATTATTGTTGCAGGAACGAGAGCGTGGAGTTTTCGGATTGCCTGGTGGGTTAATGGAGTTAGGAGAAAGCTTAGAAGATACCGCAAGAAGAGAGGTTTTTGAGGAGACAGGACTCCGACTTGGTAGATTAACATTATGCAACGTATATTCTGGGCCAGATTATTATTCGGAAAATCCAAATGGGGATAAATTTTACTCTGTGACAGCTGTCTATAAAACATCTGAATATACTGGAAATATCACACCAGATCAAAACGAAACAATTAGTCTTCAATTTTATTCTCCTAAACAATTACCAGATGGCATACTGACATCTTATCGAAAGTTTATAGAAGACGAGTTTTTGTAA
- a CDS encoding urease accessory protein UreF translates to MNKETFLFGMKQQLQTQFSYTEGLACRLAYKAIENQQFNKIKQIDQELFNLASSREIREGNKKMGRLLIQVTKQLYPFDSLKLYENKITANELHGHTAIIFAIVSTELEIELERTLSFYLFAIISSLVQNGLGGIPLKQVDGKKILHELQPFIQEQVEMILHLPEEEFGGSLPCLENAHLMKNSLRYAY, encoded by the coding sequence ATGAATAAAGAAACTTTTTTATTTGGAATGAAGCAACAATTACAAACTCAGTTTAGCTACACGGAGGGGCTAGCTTGTCGGTTAGCATATAAAGCAATTGAAAATCAGCAATTTAACAAAATCAAACAAATTGATCAAGAATTATTCAACCTTGCAAGTTCTAGAGAAATACGTGAAGGCAACAAGAAAATGGGACGTCTGCTCATACAAGTTACGAAACAATTGTATCCATTTGATTCCCTAAAATTATATGAAAACAAAATAACTGCAAATGAGTTACATGGACATACGGCCATTATTTTTGCGATTGTAAGTACAGAATTAGAGATTGAACTAGAAAGAACTTTATCCTTTTATTTATTTGCTATTATTTCTTCACTTGTTCAAAACGGATTGGGAGGAATCCCATTAAAACAAGTAGATGGTAAAAAAATTCTCCATGAACTTCAACCGTTTATACAGGAACAAGTTGAAATGATTTTGCACCTTCCCGAGGAAGAATTTGGAGGTTCTCTACCTTGTTTAGAGAATGCACACTTGATGAAGAACAGCTTACGGTACGCTTATTGA
- a CDS encoding AraC family transcriptional regulator: MDYFNRIQHAIEFIESNLQEELNIIEISSKSYFSAFHFQRLFHAITGFSVQEYIRSKRLSEAARLLKKKKKNILEIAISFQYGSQEAFTRAFVNRFGITPAKYRKEEMNIREQSKINFLDYKNKINENLYLNKPEIIMLEKIHITGYEYYTTLINEDYFGDIPKYYIEFGEKERYLRIPNRISPNMAYGISTDFNNNGQFSFIVGEEVHKFNRDLEKGFLNIEIPEGKYALFTVNGTSDLIQNTRRYIYGTWLPNSNYERKEGPDFEITDVLRSTYPNDMKMKIYIPIEI; encoded by the coding sequence ATGGATTATTTTAATAGAATTCAACATGCAATTGAATTTATAGAAAGCAATCTACAAGAGGAATTGAATATAATAGAAATCTCCTCAAAATCTTATTTCTCGGCTTTTCATTTCCAACGACTATTTCATGCTATTACAGGTTTTTCTGTACAAGAGTATATTAGGAGTAAAAGACTTTCGGAGGCAGCAAGGCTACTAAAGAAGAAGAAAAAGAACATATTAGAAATAGCGATATCCTTCCAATATGGTTCACAAGAAGCGTTTACTCGTGCTTTTGTTAATCGCTTCGGTATAACGCCTGCAAAGTATCGTAAGGAAGAAATGAATATAAGAGAGCAGAGCAAAATAAACTTTCTAGATTATAAAAATAAAATAAATGAAAACTTATATTTGAATAAGCCAGAAATTATAATGCTTGAGAAAATCCACATTACTGGCTATGAATACTACACAACTTTAATAAATGAAGACTATTTTGGTGATATTCCAAAATATTATATTGAATTTGGAGAGAAGGAGCGTTATCTTCGAATACCAAATCGAATCTCTCCTAATATGGCCTACGGTATATCTACTGACTTTAATAATAATGGTCAATTTTCGTTTATAGTAGGAGAAGAGGTGCACAAATTTAATAGGGATTTAGAAAAGGGTTTTCTAAATATAGAAATACCTGAGGGTAAGTATGCGTTATTTACAGTTAACGGAACATCTGATTTAATCCAAAATACGAGAAGATACATATACGGGACATGGCTGCCTAACTCTAATTACGAAAGAAAAGAGGGGCCAGATTTTGAGATTACGGATGTTTTAAGATCAACATATCCAAATGATATGAAAATGAAAATATACATTCCAATTGAGATTTAG
- a CDS encoding GNAT family N-acetyltransferase — protein MNWYEKLNQYFPVDEMKSRVHMETLLADKGNVYIKDESPKHVLMYVEFENFIFVDYLFVSKEARGEGLGRKLLNQLKEKNKVILLEVEPINYDDTDSEKRLRFYAREEFKHATRIGYTRRSLATGENTVLEILYWSPSDEDESVIYEAMKWTYENIHTYKDEHFYGDSYDPSHEVLVFNEEGKKNMLKSY, from the coding sequence ATGAATTGGTATGAAAAGCTCAATCAATACTTTCCAGTCGACGAAATGAAATCACGGGTGCATATGGAAACACTTTTAGCTGATAAAGGAAATGTGTATATAAAAGATGAAAGTCCAAAGCACGTATTAATGTACGTTGAATTTGAAAACTTTATCTTTGTGGATTATTTATTTGTTTCTAAGGAAGCTCGTGGAGAAGGTCTTGGCCGGAAATTATTGAATCAATTAAAAGAAAAAAATAAAGTCATTTTATTGGAAGTAGAACCCATTAACTATGATGATACAGATTCAGAAAAGCGACTTAGATTTTATGCACGTGAAGAATTTAAACACGCCACACGCATTGGTTACACACGTCGCTCCCTTGCTACAGGTGAAAATACCGTTTTGGAAATTTTATATTGGTCCCCATCTGATGAAGATGAATCAGTAATTTACGAAGCCATGAAATGGACGTATGAAAACATCCACACGTATAAGGATGAGCACTTTTATGGTGATTCCTATGACCCGTCTCATGAAGTATTAGTGTTTAATGAAGAGGGTAAGAAAAACATGTTGAAGTCATACTGA
- a CDS encoding GNAT family N-acetyltransferase, whose product MDMDIMFDHFPVLESEELILGKIEEKHLQDLFRLYDNDKVFEYCGIIPKHNIQTVSKMIGHFERDYQKRSRIKWGIFQKKDSQKLLGIIECMDFNQKVNSVTIGYYLAEECWGNGIATNSVQLIVKYLFGEVNLNRIHAEVMPANEVSKKVLNKNGFIREGLLRQATLWSGKGIVDLEIYSLLKEDYVE is encoded by the coding sequence ATGGATATGGATATAATGTTTGATCACTTTCCAGTATTGGAGTCAGAAGAACTAATTCTTGGGAAAATAGAAGAAAAACATTTACAGGATTTGTTTAGACTATACGATAATGACAAAGTTTTTGAATACTGTGGGATCATCCCAAAGCACAATATACAAACGGTAAGCAAAATGATTGGCCATTTTGAGAGAGACTATCAAAAAAGAAGCAGAATCAAATGGGGAATCTTTCAGAAGAAGGATAGTCAAAAATTATTAGGAATAATTGAATGTATGGATTTTAACCAAAAAGTTAACTCGGTAACTATTGGATACTATTTGGCTGAAGAGTGTTGGGGCAATGGAATTGCGACAAATTCAGTACAGCTGATAGTAAAATACTTGTTTGGAGAAGTTAATTTGAATAGAATTCATGCAGAGGTCATGCCTGCCAATGAGGTTTCAAAGAAAGTACTAAATAAGAATGGTTTTATAAGAGAAGGTCTGTTAAGGCAAGCTACCTTGTGGTCAGGTAAAGGGATTGTCGATTTAGAGATTTACAGTTTGCTTAAAGAGGATTACGTAGAATAA
- a CDS encoding DEAD/DEAH box helicase: MVHFKELKLDEKILKAIEQLGYTEPTEVQQKVIPVALEKRDILVKSKTGSGKTAAFATPLCELVDWEENKPQALVLTPTRELAVQVQEDITNIGRYKRIKGLALYGKSPFAKQKLALKQKTHIVVGTPGRVLDHMEKGTLDVSKIEYLVIDEADEMLNMGFLEQVESIIKLLPKERTTMLFSATLSDEIKKLSNKYMRDAVSIEIADSEDHAPDIEHLKYVVKEEQKQAFLEKLTILENPDSCIIFCRTKERVDQLVDALDAKGYTADKIHGGMMQEDRFEVMDEFRKSEFRYLIATDVAARGIDIEDITHVVHFDVPLEQESYVHRTGRTGRAGRSGKSIMLATPHEDKFVKEIEAFIGFEIPAGPEVSDEAISKNRAAFDLKMQEQPELKKSKGEQLNANITKLYFNGGKKKKLRAVDFVGTIAKIEGVSADDIGIITIQDNVTYVEILNGKGPLVLKTMRNTTVKGKQLKVHIAHK, encoded by the coding sequence ATAGTGCATTTTAAAGAATTGAAGTTAGATGAAAAGATCTTAAAAGCCATTGAACAATTAGGCTATACAGAGCCAACAGAAGTGCAACAAAAGGTAATTCCTGTTGCCCTTGAAAAGCGGGATATACTTGTTAAATCGAAAACAGGTAGCGGAAAGACAGCTGCTTTTGCGACACCATTATGTGAGCTAGTAGATTGGGAAGAAAATAAGCCTCAGGCATTGGTGCTAACGCCAACGAGAGAATTAGCAGTTCAAGTTCAAGAAGATATAACGAATATTGGTCGTTATAAACGAATTAAAGGACTAGCTTTATACGGAAAATCGCCTTTCGCGAAACAAAAATTAGCTTTAAAACAAAAAACACATATCGTAGTAGGGACACCAGGACGAGTGCTGGACCATATGGAAAAAGGTACGCTTGATGTTTCTAAAATTGAATACCTCGTGATTGATGAAGCAGATGAAATGTTGAATATGGGCTTTTTAGAGCAAGTAGAGTCCATTATTAAGCTACTTCCAAAAGAACGTACAACCATGCTTTTCTCAGCTACTCTATCCGACGAAATAAAAAAATTAAGTAATAAATACATGAGAGACGCTGTATCAATAGAAATTGCTGATAGCGAAGATCATGCTCCAGATATTGAGCACTTGAAGTATGTAGTAAAGGAAGAGCAAAAACAAGCATTCCTAGAAAAGCTAACGATACTAGAAAACCCAGATAGTTGTATTATTTTCTGCCGTACGAAAGAGCGAGTGGATCAGCTTGTGGATGCCCTTGATGCGAAAGGTTATACTGCTGACAAAATTCACGGTGGGATGATGCAAGAGGACCGTTTTGAAGTAATGGACGAATTCCGAAAAAGTGAATTCCGTTATTTAATTGCGACAGATGTAGCTGCTCGTGGAATTGATATTGAAGATATTACACATGTAGTGCATTTTGATGTCCCTCTGGAACAAGAAAGCTATGTCCATCGTACTGGTAGAACTGGCCGAGCGGGACGGAGTGGAAAATCAATCATGCTAGCTACTCCACATGAAGACAAATTTGTAAAAGAAATTGAGGCGTTTATTGGCTTTGAAATTCCCGCTGGACCTGAGGTTTCTGATGAGGCAATATCAAAAAATCGTGCAGCTTTCGATTTGAAAATGCAAGAGCAACCAGAACTGAAAAAATCCAAAGGTGAGCAGTTAAATGCAAACATTACAAAACTGTATTTCAACGGAGGTAAGAAAAAGAAACTGCGTGCTGTGGATTTTGTAGGCACTATTGCTAAAATAGAGGGTGTTTCTGCTGATGACATTGGAATTATCACAATTCAAGACAATGTTACTTATGTAGAAATACTTAATGGCAAAGGTCCGCTTGTGTTAAAAACAATGCGAAATACTACAGTAAAAGGGAAACAACTAAAAGTTCATATAGCACATAAATAA
- a CDS encoding squalene/phytoene synthase family protein, translating to MRERAALQKEAMDMLKKTSRTFYIPITFLDPTLKKAVASAYLCMRAIDEIEDHESLGHNEKQQLLLATSKMLLNDFNPKEYEELVAPFNNILPEVSIRLGDWLEICPTDLVETVKAYTGEMAEGMAKWVGKNWQVKTKEDLDEYTYYVAGLVGVMLSDLWKWNADIDTDRELAIAYGRGLQAVNILRNKEEDSERGVQFFPEGWTRADMFDYAEGNLAMADKYIKSINRRSILLFCKLPLALAHKTLKALKSGKEKMSRTEVEATVEEVQAEVN from the coding sequence GTGCGTGAAAGAGCGGCTTTACAAAAAGAAGCAATGGACATGCTAAAAAAAACAAGTAGAACATTTTATATCCCAATCACCTTTTTAGATCCGACACTGAAAAAGGCGGTTGCTTCTGCTTACTTGTGTATGCGTGCGATAGATGAAATTGAGGACCATGAATCACTAGGGCATAACGAGAAACAACAATTATTATTAGCTACAAGCAAAATGCTGTTGAATGATTTTAATCCAAAAGAATACGAAGAGCTAGTTGCACCTTTTAACAACATACTACCTGAGGTATCGATTAGACTGGGGGACTGGCTAGAAATTTGCCCTACAGATTTAGTTGAAACAGTAAAAGCCTACACCGGTGAAATGGCAGAAGGAATGGCTAAATGGGTAGGGAAAAACTGGCAAGTAAAAACCAAAGAAGATTTAGACGAGTATACATATTATGTAGCTGGATTAGTTGGGGTAATGTTATCGGACTTATGGAAGTGGAATGCGGATATAGATACAGATCGTGAGCTTGCTATAGCATACGGGCGAGGTCTACAGGCAGTAAATATTTTACGTAATAAAGAAGAAGATAGTGAACGAGGAGTTCAATTTTTTCCAGAAGGTTGGACTCGAGCGGATATGTTTGATTACGCTGAAGGAAATTTGGCTATGGCAGATAAGTATATCAAAAGTATAAATCGTCGCAGCATCTTATTATTTTGTAAGCTGCCACTCGCACTTGCACATAAAACGTTAAAAGCATTAAAAAGTGGAAAAGAAAAAATGTCTCGAACAGAAGTCGAAGCTACAGTAGAAGAAGTACAAGCAGAGGTTAATTAA
- the recQ gene encoding DNA helicase RecQ has product MLEHARQLLQEYFGYESFREGQETIINYVLNDKSSLCVMPTGGGKSLCYQIPSLMLEGTTIVISPLISLMKDQVDTLIQAGIPATFINSTLTAEEVRETIAEVQNGQYRLLYIAPERLESQSFLNQLKRVKVPLIAVDEAHCISQWGHDFRPSYRSIHRLKEVFTEQPSVLALTATATPDVRADICRILQIKEENTVITGFARSNLSFSVVLGQDKNKFLKDFIKKNNKEVGIIYAATRKTVDLLYELLTKSGVQAAKYHAGLPEAFRNKEQERFLTDEAQVMVATNAFGMGIDKSNVRYVIHYQLPKNMESYYQEAGRAGRDGLPSECLVLYASQDVQTQRFLIDQALDRERIPQELEKLQGMVDYCHTENCLQQFIVNYFGEPNGEPCGQCGNCTDTREMNDVTKEVQMILSCVVRMGQKFGKTITAQVLTGSQNKKVMEFGFTKLSTYGILKDKSLKEVSGLMEFMISEGLLSVNHGSLPTIYVSDAGKDVLLGKRKVMRKGIAMTKQIAKNDPLFEGLRILRKKIADEAGVPPFVIFSDKTLQDMCVKRPQTEEELLDVHGVGANKKEKYGEAFLEEIHRYSTV; this is encoded by the coding sequence ATGCTGGAACATGCACGACAATTATTACAAGAATACTTTGGATATGAATCTTTTCGTGAAGGACAAGAAACGATTATTAATTACGTCCTAAACGATAAATCTAGTTTATGTGTAATGCCGACGGGTGGAGGAAAGTCATTATGCTATCAAATTCCATCCTTGATGCTTGAAGGAACAACAATTGTTATTTCACCATTGATTTCACTTATGAAGGATCAAGTAGATACATTAATACAGGCGGGAATTCCAGCCACTTTTATTAATAGTACATTAACTGCAGAAGAAGTAAGGGAAACAATAGCAGAAGTGCAAAATGGTCAATATCGTTTGCTTTATATAGCACCTGAGCGGTTAGAATCCCAAAGTTTTTTAAATCAATTAAAACGAGTGAAAGTGCCACTTATCGCAGTGGATGAAGCACATTGTATTTCTCAATGGGGACATGATTTTCGTCCAAGCTACAGGTCCATTCACCGATTGAAGGAAGTTTTTACTGAGCAACCGAGTGTTTTGGCTTTAACTGCCACTGCTACACCAGATGTAAGAGCAGATATTTGCCGAATTCTTCAAATAAAAGAAGAAAACACGGTTATAACAGGGTTCGCTCGCTCAAATTTATCTTTTTCGGTTGTATTAGGGCAAGACAAAAATAAATTTTTAAAAGATTTTATTAAGAAGAATAACAAGGAAGTCGGGATAATTTATGCCGCGACAAGGAAGACTGTCGATCTTCTATATGAACTATTAACAAAGTCTGGTGTTCAAGCTGCAAAATATCATGCTGGCCTTCCTGAAGCTTTTCGTAACAAAGAGCAGGAGCGTTTTTTGACAGATGAAGCGCAAGTAATGGTAGCAACTAATGCATTTGGAATGGGTATTGATAAATCAAACGTAAGATATGTAATTCATTACCAATTACCAAAGAATATGGAAAGTTATTATCAAGAAGCAGGAAGAGCTGGACGGGACGGACTTCCGAGTGAGTGTCTTGTGCTATATGCATCACAGGATGTTCAGACGCAACGCTTTTTAATAGACCAAGCATTGGACCGTGAACGAATTCCACAAGAACTTGAAAAACTCCAAGGGATGGTTGATTATTGCCATACTGAGAATTGCTTACAACAATTTATTGTGAACTATTTTGGAGAACCTAATGGGGAACCATGTGGTCAGTGTGGTAATTGCACTGATACGAGAGAGATGAATGATGTTACGAAAGAAGTGCAGATGATATTATCTTGTGTTGTACGCATGGGGCAGAAATTTGGAAAGACAATTACAGCACAGGTTTTAACGGGTTCTCAAAACAAAAAAGTAATGGAATTTGGATTTACTAAACTATCTACTTACGGGATATTAAAGGATAAATCGTTAAAAGAAGTGTCTGGACTAATGGAGTTTATGATATCGGAAGGATTACTTTCGGTTAACCATGGAAGCTTACCGACCATCTATGTATCGGACGCAGGAAAAGATGTATTACTTGGAAAAAGAAAGGTTATGCGAAAAGGCATCGCGATGACAAAACAAATTGCGAAGAATGACCCATTGTTTGAGGGATTAAGAATACTCCGGAAAAAAATTGCGGACGAAGCCGGTGTACCACCGTTTGTTATTTTTTCTGATAAAACACTACAAGATATGTGTGTGAAGCGTCCGCAAACCGAAGAAGAATTGTTAGATGTGCACGGAGTCGGTGCTAATAAAAAAGAAAAATATGGAGAAGCTTTTCTCGAAGAAATTCATCGTTATAGCACAGTGTAA